ACCTAGTTTGTCCCTTAGTTCTATTGGTGCAGACCATCCagaaaaaaactttgaaaagatGTTGGATGCCTGTCTTGGAGGTCGGGACTGTCCGGATGGAGAAAAATGTCCGCTGCTCTTTTTGGTGGTGACAGtgagaatctctctctcttttacacacacacacacacaccatcCTTGATGTTATTTAAGATGAAAATGTGTCAATGGCTGAGGTTTCAGTTGGTGAGATGGAGGGAAGGCGGAGAAGTGACTAAGTGAGAGGAGAAGGTGCAGAATCATCTGATTTGagagaaatggaggagaagcGAAACACAGGGAGGCAAAGATGCATGATGGAGGTTGTTGGTGTCCTTGTGAATGCTAAGATGTAAGAGGAAGGAAGGGTTTTTTGTCCTTTCTCACACCATCTTAACTCTGAAGTATTAAAAATTCGCCGAAGCCAACTTATCttcttttgttaattttttttttcattttaatggtGCTAATTAATCAGATCTTGCTTTGAGTAGGACGTCGGGACACCATCCAACCCTGACCATACCTTTGACTGTTCTGCTTTTCAAAACACTGATTAtctctcttcattttttgtttctagaaTCAATAGATATCTCTTCAAAGCTTCCACCATGAAGTGAACAATTTGGACCATTGATCAATTAATTTAGAATGACTTATTGGTATgtctagagaagagaaatacATAACTTTCACTTATTGAACTAATTTAGAAAGTGATATGTGTGGGAAAATGTTAGTGAGGCTTTTTCTTTACTTGGTTCATGTTCATTTTTACTATtatctgaaatttcttttttacacTTTACTAAAGTTTATTACAATGGAAGCTTTTACTCTTGAGTTATGGGTTGCCTTGTGCAATGTGCTAGGAAGATGTCATCCTATTCATGAaacccccctccaaaaaaaaaaagactcattttcttttcattggTTGTGTTCTGCCGAATTTTTAGCTAGTCCAACCTGCCTACCAATCAATGCTGGGTCACATACGGTCCAGAACATTGGATAATTTTATGGAAGCATTTGAGAAGGCTCTGAATGGAGGGGAAGGATTTGCTCTTGCTGCAAGTCATTGTATCCAAGCTTCTATGACCTCATTTGATGAAGGATGTGCAGGTATGACTAGAAATTTTCATGCTATTGACCTGTTTGTGATCTTATTTCTCTGCACTTTCTTGTTCTAGCTTCATGGTTTCCTTGCAGTGTTTCTGTCTGTTTGGTTCTTTTCTACTGTAGTTTCCTCTTTGATGAAGCTTACCTCGAGGTCTTACCTAAAAGCCTAGTCATCCACTAAATCAAATGTATACCTATTAAATCCTAAAAACCTCCATTAGGTTGTACATGCTTATTTTGTTTATATCATTTTGAACCCACATCCCTGGAGTACTACTGGGATAAAGTAAGAATATATACTGtattaaaaaatctaattgtttccttgcttcttttattttctctctctgtccTTTTGGTTTTATCGTTTTAGATTTGTAAAACAGATTGGTGCcacttcttcaattctttctctTGTCAAAATTATTTTTCCTATCTGTAATGTGCTTAAGAAATGTATCAGATTTAAGGTGAAGGGAAGGAAAACTATGCTTTAACAAAACTATCTCAGATATTTCCATTAGgacacccccccaaaaaaaaagcacaaaaaagagTTTGGGTGGATGAAGAAGGACCTCCCTCAAGGATTATGAAAAAAGTAAAATCAATGTTTTCATGTTGGCCTTTCTGTTGGAGGTTGGAAATTCTGGATGTTTATTAATCAGTTGACTTcgttataaaaaagaaaaaagagctcATCATAATATTTAAGGATTAAAACGGTATTAGAAATGGAAGCACAGAGATACTAGATGGCTAATGTTCTCCAATGGAATTATTTAAGTCCTTGCATATTAAGATTTTTACTTAAAATTTAGAATTTCCTACCATATAATACAGAACATGTTCAGGAAGTTTGACAGTGCATTTTGATTTATATATGTTCCAGTTTAGTTGaaaacattttattttctgGATTGAATTGCTGGTTTACATGATGCCATTCTGATATTTTATTATCTTTACAGATGCTGATGTTGAACAAGCAAACTGGGATCCATCGAAAGTTCGGGATAAGCTTCGACGCGATATAGATGCACATGTTGCCTCAGTTCGTGCTGCCAAACTGGCTGAAATTACCACTTTATATGAGGCATGAGCAAATGGGTTGCATTTTTAATCATTTAATTATAtctgctttctctttctctttctctctctgtctctcttcccACCCATCACATTGATCCTGATTAAAGATGTATTATACGCTGGCAGGGTAAACTGAATGTGTCACTATCGGAACCTGTGGAAGCTCTTCTAGATGCGGCTAATGATGAAACCTGGCCAGCAGTAAGAAAACTTCTCAAACGTGAGACTGAATCAGCCGTCTCTGGGCTCTCTAGTGCACTTGCTGGCTTTGACATTGACGAAGAAACAGTAGATAAAATGCTTGCAAGCATAGAGGACCATGCAAGAAGTTTGGTTGAAGCAAAGGCAAGAGAAGAAGCTGGGAGGGTCCTGATGCGTATGAAGGAGAGGTAGAAACTTCTTACAGTGTTTATGGACCAAGTTGCTCTCGATTTTACCGACGTAAATGACCATATAAAAATGTTTACAGGTTTTCAACATTGTTTAGTCATGATTCTGATTCAATGCCAAGGGTTTGGACTGGGAAGGAAGACATTCGAGCAATCACAAAAACTGCTCGTTCTGCAGTATGTTGACTTATGAGTTGTTAAATCATCAGTATTTTGTTGGCATTTGTATCTCTGAATATTTATCTCTTTACAACTTTTCAGTCCTTGAAGTTGCTTTCTGCTGTGGCTGTGATTCGTTTGGATGAAGATGTTGATAATATTGAGAAGACTCTTTCACTTGCTTTGGTGGATACTTCAAATAATGGTGTGAAAGACAGGAGCATCACTTCATTTGACCCACTGGCCTCAAGCACTTGGGAAAAGGTAAACATTTGTAGTTTGCTGGTACCTGTTCTGTTTTATCATTTATTCTTGAATATTTGATATACGGAATAGAGAGACTAAGAAAGGCAAGAGTTTTGAAAACGAAAggacaaataaaagaaaatattgtaACACCCATATCTACTTTTATGCTTATAGCTGTGTTTCTCTAGACTGCCGCACCCAGAGGGTATTTCTCAATTGGCACATCTGAAGCTGTCTGACTAAAGTGGATGGCTCTCCTCGTATTCTCACTCACTCAATTTTTTCATCTTCTGGAAAATATCCAGAAACCTCCGTCAACTTGGTACCTCAAATGGGTCACTAGAGATGAAACCCTACCATGAGTGGCTGCTGGAAATTGCTGGAAAGATGCTGAAAAAGAGATATTActggagggagggagggagagagagagagagagagagagagagagagagagagcatggtcCATGTTGAGAGGCTTCTCAATATGGCCcaaatatctgccacatggcagatcagATGGGACCCAAAATTTGAGGATAGATAGACCCCAAGGCCCATGCTCACATGGCAAATATCAGTCCGAATGGAGTTTGCGAATTCGCCATGTGgcaaaatagagctttgaaaaatCCAGGACCATGGGAGAGTGACAGCAGTGGTCGGTGTACCATAGCTATACATGGACATACAGTCTCATCTCTATTCAATGGTTAGAATAGCCATATCTTCTATCCATATGGCACAATGAGGGTGGGCtgtgttgagacttgagagaccTAGACAGGATGATGTAAATGAGTTTTTCCCTATTTGGTATTGGGAATTATAAAAAACTTACAACAACAAATATTTGTTGGTTGAATATTGGATTACTATGTAACCAATGGTtgatacatatacatatattcAAAATCGTagttgcttttgtttttttattctaggAATAACATAATATGTACTTATATGCATTATTTTCATCGTAAAGTTAGTAACACTAGCCAAATCAAAATCCTATCTCATATGTTATAGTTATCTGCAAACATAAGAATAATGTGGTTGTAtgttataatatataaaaatgTACATGATAATCTGGGATTCCCAAGATTGGATAAAGGGGCACTTCTTGTGAAAAGACGATACTATTATTAAGTTTATAACATAAGAATTACACAATTAGATATGGGAACTTTTGGTAACCAGAGAGTCACCAAGAACATAATGAATAATTAGTTATAATTGGAGATAACTATGCTTGTATAATGCTAACAGGGTAGTGGTTGATAAGGTAGACCTgcaaaatgaaaggaaaatgtaCACTTTTGAAAAGGTTAAAAATGACCTGTAATATGTCAAAGGATATTTAAAAGTGataataatatatcatataattGACAGGGTTTGAGGGGttttttttgagggggtggtggtggtggtggagagaagatGGTATATGTATGAAGATGTTGCCATGTCACGACCTTTGTGTTGTGATCTATAGATGGATCAGCAAAACGTCTAGAAGCTactttttaaattctttttgcTTCAAAGATATTGCTGATTATTTGAACAACCAGAAGTAACTTATTGCCGAATTTGAAGCTTTGCATTTTGGACAATTTTATTCAAATGACCATCTGAGGGATCacataaatgacaaataaaATGAggaaatgtaaaataaatagatttaaaaaaaatttaattagtCTAAATTTAAAAGAGGCCATCACCTGGGATGTCGGTAGAGGCTCAAGCTGCCAGCATGAAGAATCAGGTTTGAGTCTGAAGTGGCTACTTAATGCAAAAAATGCTGAAGGTTAGGGCCGTCTTTGGTACACCCCTGTATAAACTTGCACTGGGTTTCGATCCTTTTAGTTcgatttaattttaaaatcataaaataatgAGTATTTGAGAAAATCTGAAAGGGTAATATAGGCATATACTCTCCTCATTTCACTTGAACCAATCATGTTACCTTATATGTTCAATATATTAGATAGGTGAATGAGATTAATAGAGGAAGTGGgagtgagaaggaaaagaatggctttttattctttattaaaTGTCTCTGAGAGAATGAAATATATTGATGGATGTTTTGAACAGTATCCTAATATTATCCAATTGACAGTTTCCGGCATTTAGATGTCTATGGTTTGAACAAATGCTGCCTTGGAATAGTTCCATTGTTATTCCcttgtatatttcttttggttGTAAACAAAATAGATCATTTGCTATTAGAGCTATTCTTTACCTTAATACACTAAGTAGTTATGTTTGATTCTTAATCTCAGGTTCCATCATCAAAAACTTTGATTACACCTGTCCAATGCAAATCTTTGTGGAGGCAATTCAAGGTAGAGACAGAATACAGCGTCACTCAGGCCATGGCTGCTCAGGTATGCTGTAGTAGTTATCATTTGACCATTTTTTCTTGCACTTGGTTGTTTCTGTCATGGCAACATAGGCAAGATTGGCTTCTTCAATgtagttatttattttcttatgctaTTTGCTATCATTCTTGGCTGGCGTTAAAAGTGGTCTTTGGTTTTCACACAATTGTCTTGAAATAGAGATGGTAATGGGTTAGTTGAAAAACTGAGTGGGTTACCCATccccacttcttcttcctcttctccagaTAAGGCGTGTACCTGGGAATTGCCAACCAAAATCCATTCTCAACATTACACTTGGTAAATCATAAATTGATCCATATCAAGTAAAAACTGGGCAGATCAGGAGATTGAGTCACTAATTGACACCTCCACCCTTGAACTTGCAGTTTTATGGTAATTTTCTCTTGTGAGATGAAATGACCATAAGAGTACCTATCTGTTGAAATTTCTTTTGATGCAAGATTCAATTAAGTTTCCTATTGGCTGTGAATTGTTGTGAACATCTAAATTTAACAGGCATGTTGTTGTGAAGTATTTTCGTTTACGTTGGCAGTTTGAGTCAAGAACCAACACCTCCATCTTAAAGTTAGCAGTTAAATAATTTTCTCTGTGCCCCTTAGAATACTGATTCTCTTTTGTGATATGATGACCATACATGACTTCTCTAATCAAAATTTCCATTTTCTGGTGCAAAATGCTGTTGACATAGAGCATTGTTTGTGAAGCCTTTTGAAATTAATTGATAAAGCGCCATTCTTATCATGATTTGATGAATTTTGAATACAGAACGAAGTTTTTCTGGATTTTATGTGGATAAAACAGGATTAATCTACTCTCTGCTTTGAGGCTGCCCATCTTTAGcttttaaaaaatatggaaaattaTCCATTAGTTGGTGACCGTTCAGCTTAGAGCTTGCATCTGTAGTTCTGTACATTTACTGTTTGCATCTGTTCAACTGGTAATGCCTGTAAAATGTAGGCCAGTGTTTGCTTGTGTCAAGTGTTGGTTTTGTAACATTGTTGAGTGCTAGTTTTTCTGTAGATGTCTGTGTGGCAATGCATTGCTGACCAAAGTGGTTGATCTTTTTTGTGGTGTTAGTAATAAATACCTAGATACACTTCCTATCTTCTGTCATTTTGTAAAAGATCTTTATTTTTCGAGAGTTTCTGATTGGGTTTGTCCCTCATCCCTCCCTCATTTAAATTTTTCAGGAAGCCAGCAAGCGTGGTAACAATTTCTTACCTCCTCCATGGGCAATTGTTGCTTTGGTTGTCCTTGGCTTCAACGAATTTATGACACTTTTAAGGTAGTAAACTGCTGGTGTACTTCTATAATCTACTCTCTGGTGATGTCAAGTTTTCTAATCATATTTATTTGAACATTGGTCTTACGTTGGCTCAATGCTTGACAGGAATCCTTTATATATTGGTTTAATTTTTGTTGCCTATCTAGTGGTGAAAGCACTGTGGGTCCAGCTAGACATATCGGGTGAATTCCGCAATGGTGCTGTGAGTATCCTAAAAGATATACTGAGAGTTTAACTTATTTTTGGGACAATGCTTGATAGGTTGAACCTAATCAACACTATATTCTAACTAAAAGTGAATGCCATAATCTCCCCTGGGGGAAAGAAAAACTTGAaaactgatgatgatgatcttaTCCTTGAGAATTTCCTATGTGCAGCTTCCAGGGCTTCTGTCATTATCTACTAAGTTTCTTCCTACTGTAATGAATCTTCTCAAAAAGCTCGCAGAGCAGGGCCAAAATCCTGAATCTGCCGATGTTCCGAGAAATCCTGCTGTAGAATCAAGGAGTTTGGGAAATGGCACTCATGTTCATAGCAACATAACATCAGGTGCATCGTCTAATGTAACATCTTTGAAGAATGGGATTGAGTACTCAAGTTCTTTACAAGAAGACAAAGTGAAATAACTTCGAATGGTCATCTTGTTAGCTATTGTTGTTGGTCAACTCCGATCAAAAGCAGCCATTTTGCTTGCTCTAGGGTGGGATCACGAGTGATTGTCAATCAGTCTAAGTGATCTGCAAACTCTGGTCGTGTAGGGAGACAAGATTTTGAAGGCTTTCACTTTAATTTAGAGGCTCCACATTAGGGGCATGTGGTTTGATTCCGAAAGCCCCCCAAAAAGTGTTCCTGTTAGTTTGGTTTTCTTGCTGATTTCTGGTTTTGTTAATATGGATACAAGTAGAGGGCTCTGATTGCCCTACTGTTTTGACTTATAATTAAATTTGTAGCTTGTGGAAATAATAAGACAGAGGGCATGATATCGGCGAGGACGTGGACTGTGACCTTGTTTTTTACCCATTCCATTTTTGACACGGAAGAAAACAGAGCCCTGGGAGACCAGGGGAGTGTTATAAGATCAAAGGTTCTTGTGTGTGTTGTTGGGTTTGTAAACTTTTCTAGGCTATCAAAAACTTCTCTAAGGGTGGAatgggattattatcctctccaattcctagaGTGTGGCAGTGCAGTAGTGCTAGGCGGGGATGTTGACACTTGGCAGCTGTCGCATCCAACAGTTCGAGCTCATTGATATGGACGGTTGGATGCGgcagctgccaggtgtcgacatctccacctagcactgctgcACTACCACacttttaaggaattggagaggataattttccgatGGAATGTCGCTTCATATTTAGGGAGTTTTTGAAAttcttggtatcagagctgcaAATAGATTCAATGGAGGAGTGAAATTGAGGTATAGTTAggcaaagaaagagagagaaggttaTCTGCCTACAGTGTCTTCCTGCTGCCCCATTGGAGTGAAAataagggcatacccagtgcataaggctcccaccactgtggggtctggggagggtcataatgtatgcagccttatccctacttttgtagagaggctgtttccagactcgaacagaatggagcaaccttaccgttgcaccaaggcccatccTCTGCAAAACAGAGTAGCTTGTTCAATAGCTATTGGTGCAGCAATATTATCAGATAAGTTGATCTTATGCTTCTTTTACGAATGCTTTTATGGGTCCGAAGATCTATTTGTCCAATCAAATCATCCCAGCCGGGTTTTGATAATGGTGTAAATGAAAGAAATGAATGAACATATCAAACTTGGCAAGGATTATGCATCAAAGCCCAAGTCATGCAAACGCCAAAAAGGTGTTTGAAACCTGAATAAGAGCAGGATTGAATAGCTCAGGATCCTCTACAGATCTAACCTCGGAGAAAGCATGTCAATCGGCTGGTTCCTTTGAAATAAATATAAGATGGTGTCTGACAAAGGACGTGCTTTCCTCTTAAGATGGGTTGAGGATCCCAAGCCGGAGTAAAACCATGGGAACACCACACTTAAGAAGGTGGCGATTTCTTAGGAACTGgaatataaaaaattttaaggCTTTTGAGGTTTGAAAAGTTGGAAAGAGATTGAGAGCATTGTGAATTACATATTGCTAAGGctatgtttgatatgcattctcaATAAATTCTAGGTCTTGAACGCATTTTGaagcaagaaaatagagaacaaTTGGaatttagaatgcattctaaactCATAATCTATTTCAAGAgggcataccaaacacagccttagatCCCAGCTGAATGTTGAACTGCTCAGTGTAATGGCATTCCCCACATTCTAGGTCATTTTCCTAGAAAAAATTGGTAAGATAGTGAGCAAAAAGTTTAACCTAGCCTTTGACTGGATCATTTTTTCAGCCAAGTTTTCATCCGCTCTAGTTCAACCGAATCCAGCAATCCCCGGGGATTCGTATACACGTAAATCATAAGACCAGGAGTTCTAAATTTCCTCATTCCTTTCACTGATTGAATTGATTGATAAATTGGTTAATTTTTTCTCATCAGTTTCAATTATTCCATGATACTTCAAATTACTTAATATGTCAAGTAACATCCCATAGAAAGtatttttttcactttcatcTATATAGAAAACCTGTGACAACTGAAAGTTGAACAAAAAAGAGTAAAAGCAAGCAAACCagccagagagagagatttcttaGTCAGTCTGACTTTTTTGCatcctcttctttcatcttcttctcccaccTGCGCTTCTTGTAATCCAGTAACATTTCCGGCATTTTCTTCATCAATTCAGCAGTATTTGCCCTTTTCTCTGCAGATATTCTGTCGCACTTGTGCCCTTTCCTCTTGGTCCTCATCTCTTTCCTTTCTGGATCATATGGCCAATCCTCCTCACCTGCAAGGAGGACTTCCTTGCGAAGGCGTGCCCGATGGCGGGCACTAATGCCAAGTGGCTTCCATGCCCCTAAGTGCCAATGCCCCCAAACCCCTTTCGAGAGCTCATCTTTGTACTTTGCTAACTTTTCCCGCCATGGGTACTGATACTCCCCAATCGTCTTCACTATGGATTTTCCTGCTTTGCTTGCCATTACCTTATCTCTCAAGTTCTGCATTTGTTTATAAATtgaaaatttattatttatttgctttaaaaaagcagaaaataaagaggCTGCATTACTAACATTATGAGGAGAGAGTATAGACATAAACCTACAACTGGATAAGAAGGAAGAGTGTCAAACTCATTTCATACGTGAATACTTGAATGCCTAAATAGTTGTTAGTGAACATGCTGGAGAGTCATCTGAGGACAGAAGACTTACTTCCTTGCATGTATACATAactgttatgtatgtctcaaattcttggacccgtttcAAAGAATGACCCGCTCCGTCATTTTTGGAGGTgacccgaatggaactttttctgagatctgtgatggtagcggagggctTGGGCATGGAtgagtatttatgttctttacctGCTTTATTGTGAAGATGagtaagatttggggtttttcgttttagggtttttgggagagagcagcagcgccgttttgggtgttcttcagagatctccattgtaatttttctccgatttgcacagtgaatcatcttcgccttcgcccgtggatgtagcacaccatactagtgtgtgaaccacgttatatctctGTGTCCTCTTGCTCTGTTCTTGGTTCTTCTCGTGTTTTTGGGTGGTGTTTGCTATAACAATAACAATCTGCTCAAGTCTACAAATATCAGCCATCTTGAGAAATTCCTCAAGAATAAGGTTCATTTTTTCACCTCATGGCTCTCAAAAATGTTCAATCCAGACAGGTAATGAATCCATTAAAGAAAAAGCAAGATACACAAAAGAATCAAAACTTGAGAACATCAGGCTGTCCCAAGTCTATTCAATCACTTAACAAACTTGGAttataataaacaaaaatgCACTTATGCTTTCAAGAGAAATCATCCGTCTTCCCTTCACCGCTTCACTCACTCTTTGTCCCCATAATCCCTTCACCTTCCCCCCTTAAAGTTATGCAATCATCACTTTCCCCTCTCTCGCTGCGTACTGGATCAGGATGGGTTAAACGTAAAAACCAACAATACAGGTTCTCTCGTTCAtattgaaaatttcaaaaaatatttactGGGTCAGTTTTTTACAATTTTCCACCTACATATGGATACCAACATGAAAATGCACTTACACCTGGCTATATAGCCACTATCAGATTTGGATTTTGATATAGAGATTGGGGGACCAACTGACCAAgcaaggaggaggaaggagccATACCCAAAGACTTGTTGCACTAAAGAAGGGTAACTGATGCTTGAGGAAGTTTAGGAAGACACTTAAACTACATTTATTCATTCAACTAGTCCTATAGTCCTGCAAAATAAAGAGACCATCCCCTCAAGCCTGTTTGACAAGACTtaagttaggggtgtcaaaacctagcccgaactgATAAAATTCGGACCAAACCGAACCTTATTGGATttgttttgggttggggtatgaTGAGACCAGCTGAATAACCAGACAGCACCAAACTGACCGATATCTAGACCGAAACCCAAAccgaatgggaaaaaaaaaaaaaaatcacaaaatcaTTGAGTATGAGTTTATGAACTaaataggtgaattgattatccattgatttatATATTAGTGAGAATATTTTTGGTTGTAAGGGGATTTGttatcaatgagtatgaggttatgaatagaGAAATTGATTTCTAACAAtggttccattgatctccttgttcactATATAAAATTAGTTGGATActtaaatgaatgatttgatagtagggttaattttgtgatttcaatgtTAGTTATCTTCTTACTGATtagttatccattgatttcaatattagctATCTTCCCCTTACAATGATAAACAATGagttgatttgtaacaatgattttgCGACAAAGTCTAtctattcattgatttcaatattagttatcttcccctTCCAATTTATTCATCTTTGTTTCGATTACAATATcaacacatcaaatcaatttctctattcttggttgtttacttgtttgacttTGGGAAAATGATTTGAAGTATTTTTACcgaatctttcctcactacaagttatgaatgtaagatatCATTGTGGTTCAAGCTCGAAAACAAACCGATCTAAACCAGTATTAACCCGATAATGAAAAACTGAAAACTTACCGGACCAAAATCGGAGTTCCgtaacggtttggttttggtctctgTCATTCCTAGACCGAAACCAGGCTGAACCAACCGTTTGACACCTCTAACTCAAGGGCATAGCAATCTTGTATTTATTGTCTGACAACTAATAgatgtctttttcttcttgtcgTGTAAGCTTGATTGAAGGCAAATGACACAGCACTACAACACACCATTTGGTATGGCTACTGAGTTTACCTACATGTTATGGTACGATAGTATATGTGTAGTATATACTTCaccggaggcctttggatgctctagtacggaggagtgatttgattcagattgaaagaaataaaaaagccAGAGGTAGACCtcaaatgaccctaggagaagtggtgaggaaagaaatACATATGTTAGGCCATGTATtgagtatgacctcgaatagagctgattgaagggcaaggatccatgtagcctatcccatttagttg
The sequence above is a segment of the Telopea speciosissima isolate NSW1024214 ecotype Mountain lineage chromosome 7, Tspe_v1, whole genome shotgun sequence genome. Coding sequences within it:
- the LOC122669186 gene encoding protein ROOT HAIR DEFECTIVE 3-like, with translation MGMGDDCCSTHLIDGDGTFNATGLDNFAKEVNLGACGLSYAVVSIMGPQSSGKSTLLNQLFRTNFREMDAFKGRSQTTKGIWMARCVEIEPCTVIMDLEGTDGRERGEDDTAFEKQSALFALAVSDIVLINMWCHDIGREQAANKPLLKTVFQVMMRLFSPRKTTLLFVIRDKTRTPLENLEPILREDIQKIWDSVPKPQAHKETPMSEFFNVEVVALSSFEEKEEQFKEQVASLRQRFFHSIAPGGLAGDRRGVVPASGFSFSAQQMWKIIKENKDLDLPAHKVMVATVRCEEIANEKFSSLTANEEWCQLEEAVQSGPVLGFGKKLRVILDTCLSEYDAEAIYFDEGVRIAKREQLEAKLLHLVQPAYQSMLGHIRSRTLDNFMEAFEKALNGGEGFALAASHCIQASMTSFDEGCADADVEQANWDPSKVRDKLRRDIDAHVASVRAAKLAEITTLYEGKLNVSLSEPVEALLDAANDETWPAVRKLLKRETESAVSGLSSALAGFDIDEETVDKMLASIEDHARSLVEAKAREEAGRVLMRMKERFSTLFSHDSDSMPRVWTGKEDIRAITKTARSASLKLLSAVAVIRLDEDVDNIEKTLSLALVDTSNNGVKDRSITSFDPLASSTWEKVPSSKTLITPVQCKSLWRQFKVETEYSVTQAMAAQEASKRGNNFLPPPWAIVALVVLGFNEFMTLLRNPLYIGLIFVAYLVVKALWVQLDISGEFRNGALPGLLSLSTKFLPTVMNLLKKLAEQGQNPESADVPRNPAVESRSLGNGTHVHSNITSGASSNVTSLKNGIEYSSSLQEDKVK
- the LOC122666869 gene encoding uncharacterized protein LOC122666869; this encodes MASKAGKSIVKTIGEYQYPWREKLAKYKDELSKGVWGHWHLGAWKPLGISARHRARLRKEVLLAGEEDWPYDPERKEMRTKRKGHKCDRISAEKRANTAELMKKMPEMLLDYKKRRWEKKMKEEDAKKSD